One segment of Hippopotamus amphibius kiboko isolate mHipAmp2 chromosome 2, mHipAmp2.hap2, whole genome shotgun sequence DNA contains the following:
- the TRAF2 gene encoding TNF receptor-associated factor 2 isoform X4: MAAASVTPPGSLDLLQPGFSKTLLGTKLEDKYLCSACRNVLRRPFQAQCGHRYCSFCLSSILSSGPQNCAACVHEGIYEEGISILESSSAFPDNAARREVESLPAICPSEGCTWTGTLKEYESCHEGHCPFMLTECPACKGLVRLGQKEHHLEHECPERSLSCRHCRAPCCPADMKAHLQVCPKFPLTCDGCGKKKIPREKFQDHVRTCGRCRVFCRFHAVGCPEMVESEKLQEHEAGRLREHLALLLGALLQAGPPPRHGHPLPGQPEAGWEASAPGPGPAPPTAAELLQRCEALERKTATFENIVCVLNREVERVAMTAEACGRQHRLDQDRIEALSNKVQQLERSIGLKDLAMADLEQKVHEMEASTFDGVFIWKISDFARKRQEAVAGRTPAIFSPAFYTSRYGYKMCLRAYLNGDGTGRGTHLSLFFVLMKGPHDALLRWPFNQKVTLMLLDQNNREHVIDAFRPDVTSSSFQRPVSDMNIASGCPLFCPVSRMEAKNSYVRDDAIFLKAIVDLTGL; encoded by the exons ATGGCTGCGGCCAGCGTGACCCCTCCCGGCTCCCTGGACCTGCTGCAGCCTGGCTTCTCCAAGACCCTCCTGGGGACCAAGCTGGAAGACAAGTACCTGTGCTCGGCCTGCAGGAACGTCCTGCGCAGGCCCTTCCAGGCCCAGTGCGGCCACCGctactgttccttctgcctgagcAGCATCCTGAG CTCCGGGCCCCAGAACTGTGCCGCCTGTGTGCACGAGGGCATCTACGAGGAGGGCATCTCTATCCTGGAGAGCAGCTCG GCCTTCCCGGACAATGCTGCCCGCAGGGAGGTGGAGAGCCTGCCGGCCATCTGCCCCAGCGAGGGCTGCACCTGGACGGGGACCCTGAAGGAGTACGAG AGCTGCCACGAGGGACACTGCCCCTTCATGCTGACCGAGTGTCCGGCGTGTAAAGGCCTGGTGCGCCTGGGCCAGAAGGAGCACCACCTGGAGCACGAGTGCCCGGAGAGGAGCCTCAGCTGCCGGCACTGCAGGGCGCCCTGCTGCCCAGCCGACATGAAG GCGCACCTCCAGGTCTGCCCCAAGTTCCCCTTGACCTGCGATGGCTGCGGCAAGAAGAAGATCCCTCGGGAGAAA TTTCAGGACCACGTCAGGACGTGTGGCCGGTGCCGCGTCTTCTGCAGGTTCCACGCTGTCGGCTGCCCCGAGATG GTGGAGAGCGAGAAGCTGCAGGAGCACGAGGCGGGGCGGCTGCGGGAGCACCTGGCCCTGCTGCTCGGCGCCCTCCTGCAGGCCGGACCCCCCCCACGGCACGGCCACCCCCTCCCCGGCCAGCCCGAGGCGGGCTGGGAGGCCAGCGCGCCAGGCCCGGGGCCGGCCCCCCCCACGGCTGCAGAGCTGCTGCAGAGGTGCGAGGCCCTGGAGCGGAAGACGGCCACCTTCGAGAACATCGTCTGCGTGCTGAACCGGGAGGTGGAGAGGGTGGCCATGACCGCCGAGGCCTGCGGCCGGCAGCACCGGCTGGACCAAGACAGGATCGAAGCCCTGAGCAATAAG GTGCAGCAGCTGGAGAGAAGCATCGGCCTGAAGGACCTGGCCATGGCCGACCTGGAGCAGAAGGTCCACGAGATGGAGGCGTCCACCTTCGACGGGGTCTTCATCTGGAAGATCTCGGACTTCGCCAGGAAGCGCCAGGAAGCCGTGGCCGGCCGCACACCCGCCATCTTCTCCCCAG CCTTCTACACCAGCAGGTACGGCTACAAGATGTGCCTGCGCGCCTACCTGAATGGAGACGGCACCGGGCGCGGGACGCACCTGTCCCTCTTCTTCGTGCTCATGAAGGGCCCCCACGACGCCCTCCTGCGCTGGCCCTTCAACCAGAAG GTGACCCTGATGCTGCTCGACCAGAACAACCGGGAGCACGTGATCGACGCCTTCCGGCCCGACGTGACCTCGTCCTCCTTCCAGAGGCCGGTCAGTGACATGAACATCGCCAGCGGCTGCCCTCTCTTCTGCCCTGTATCCAGGATGGAGGCCAAGAACTCCTACGTGCGCGACGACGCCATCTTCCTCAAGGCCATCGTGGACCTGACGGGGCTCTAG
- the TRAF2 gene encoding TNF receptor-associated factor 2 isoform X1, whose amino-acid sequence MAAASVTPPGSLDLLQPGFSKTLLGTKLEDKYLCSACRNVLRRPFQAQCGHRYCSFCLSSILSSGPQNCAACVHEGIYEEGISILESSSAFPDNAARREVESLPAICPSEGCTWTGTLKEYEVAAAGLYRTQPWRSAPRPAAAPARQGPSLDHCGAADPTGWMCSAPGPAYSRGSCHEGHCPFMLTECPACKGLVRLGQKEHHLEHECPERSLSCRHCRAPCCPADMKAHLQVCPKFPLTCDGCGKKKIPREKFQDHVRTCGRCRVFCRFHAVGCPEMVESEKLQEHEAGRLREHLALLLGALLQAGPPPRHGHPLPGQPEAGWEASAPGPGPAPPTAAELLQRCEALERKTATFENIVCVLNREVERVAMTAEACGRQHRLDQDRIEALSNKVQQLERSIGLKDLAMADLEQKVHEMEASTFDGVFIWKISDFARKRQEAVAGRTPAIFSPGARPLLVPPNLSGVCVSWGGGRGGRALGADRHLPAAFYTSRYGYKMCLRAYLNGDGTGRGTHLSLFFVLMKGPHDALLRWPFNQKVTLMLLDQNNREHVIDAFRPDVTSSSFQRPVSDMNIASGCPLFCPVSRMEAKNSYVRDDAIFLKAIVDLTGL is encoded by the exons ATGGCTGCGGCCAGCGTGACCCCTCCCGGCTCCCTGGACCTGCTGCAGCCTGGCTTCTCCAAGACCCTCCTGGGGACCAAGCTGGAAGACAAGTACCTGTGCTCGGCCTGCAGGAACGTCCTGCGCAGGCCCTTCCAGGCCCAGTGCGGCCACCGctactgttccttctgcctgagcAGCATCCTGAG CTCCGGGCCCCAGAACTGTGCCGCCTGTGTGCACGAGGGCATCTACGAGGAGGGCATCTCTATCCTGGAGAGCAGCTCG GCCTTCCCGGACAATGCTGCCCGCAGGGAGGTGGAGAGCCTGCCGGCCATCTGCCCCAGCGAGGGCTGCACCTGGACGGGGACCCTGAAGGAGTACGAG GTCGCTGCGGCTGGGCTCTACAGGACCCAGCCCTGGAGATCGGCGCCGCGGCCCGCAGCGGCCCCAGCTCGTCAGGGGCCCAGCCTGGATCACTGCGGGGCTGCggaccccacagggtggatgtgctcAGCGCCAGGGCCCGCGTACTCACGAGGG AGCTGCCACGAGGGACACTGCCCCTTCATGCTGACCGAGTGTCCGGCGTGTAAAGGCCTGGTGCGCCTGGGCCAGAAGGAGCACCACCTGGAGCACGAGTGCCCGGAGAGGAGCCTCAGCTGCCGGCACTGCAGGGCGCCCTGCTGCCCAGCCGACATGAAG GCGCACCTCCAGGTCTGCCCCAAGTTCCCCTTGACCTGCGATGGCTGCGGCAAGAAGAAGATCCCTCGGGAGAAA TTTCAGGACCACGTCAGGACGTGTGGCCGGTGCCGCGTCTTCTGCAGGTTCCACGCTGTCGGCTGCCCCGAGATG GTGGAGAGCGAGAAGCTGCAGGAGCACGAGGCGGGGCGGCTGCGGGAGCACCTGGCCCTGCTGCTCGGCGCCCTCCTGCAGGCCGGACCCCCCCCACGGCACGGCCACCCCCTCCCCGGCCAGCCCGAGGCGGGCTGGGAGGCCAGCGCGCCAGGCCCGGGGCCGGCCCCCCCCACGGCTGCAGAGCTGCTGCAGAGGTGCGAGGCCCTGGAGCGGAAGACGGCCACCTTCGAGAACATCGTCTGCGTGCTGAACCGGGAGGTGGAGAGGGTGGCCATGACCGCCGAGGCCTGCGGCCGGCAGCACCGGCTGGACCAAGACAGGATCGAAGCCCTGAGCAATAAG GTGCAGCAGCTGGAGAGAAGCATCGGCCTGAAGGACCTGGCCATGGCCGACCTGGAGCAGAAGGTCCACGAGATGGAGGCGTCCACCTTCGACGGGGTCTTCATCTGGAAGATCTCGGACTTCGCCAGGAAGCGCCAGGAAGCCGTGGCCGGCCGCACACCCGCCATCTTCTCCCCAG GAGCACGTCCCCTCCTCGTGCCCCCGAACCTGAGCGGCGTGTGTGTTTCCTGGGGAGGTGGCCGTGGGGGCCGAGCCCTGGGCGCTGACCGGCACCTCCCCGCAGCCTTCTACACCAGCAGGTACGGCTACAAGATGTGCCTGCGCGCCTACCTGAATGGAGACGGCACCGGGCGCGGGACGCACCTGTCCCTCTTCTTCGTGCTCATGAAGGGCCCCCACGACGCCCTCCTGCGCTGGCCCTTCAACCAGAAG GTGACCCTGATGCTGCTCGACCAGAACAACCGGGAGCACGTGATCGACGCCTTCCGGCCCGACGTGACCTCGTCCTCCTTCCAGAGGCCGGTCAGTGACATGAACATCGCCAGCGGCTGCCCTCTCTTCTGCCCTGTATCCAGGATGGAGGCCAAGAACTCCTACGTGCGCGACGACGCCATCTTCCTCAAGGCCATCGTGGACCTGACGGGGCTCTAG
- the TRAF2 gene encoding TNF receptor-associated factor 2 isoform X3, whose translation MAAASVTPPGSLDLLQPGFSKTLLGTKLEDKYLCSACRNVLRRPFQAQCGHRYCSFCLSSILSSGPQNCAACVHEGIYEEGISILESSSAFPDNAARREVESLPAICPSEGCTWTGTLKEYESCHEGHCPFMLTECPACKGLVRLGQKEHHLEHECPERSLSCRHCRAPCCPADMKAHLQVCPKFPLTCDGCGKKKIPREKFQDHVRTCGRCRVFCRFHAVGCPEMVESEKLQEHEAGRLREHLALLLGALLQAGPPPRHGHPLPGQPEAGWEASAPGPGPAPPTAAELLQRCEALERKTATFENIVCVLNREVERVAMTAEACGRQHRLDQDRIEALSNKVQQLERSIGLKDLAMADLEQKVHEMEASTFDGVFIWKISDFARKRQEAVAGRTPAIFSPGARPLLVPPNLSGVCVSWGGGRGGRALGADRHLPAAFYTSRYGYKMCLRAYLNGDGTGRGTHLSLFFVLMKGPHDALLRWPFNQKVTLMLLDQNNREHVIDAFRPDVTSSSFQRPVSDMNIASGCPLFCPVSRMEAKNSYVRDDAIFLKAIVDLTGL comes from the exons ATGGCTGCGGCCAGCGTGACCCCTCCCGGCTCCCTGGACCTGCTGCAGCCTGGCTTCTCCAAGACCCTCCTGGGGACCAAGCTGGAAGACAAGTACCTGTGCTCGGCCTGCAGGAACGTCCTGCGCAGGCCCTTCCAGGCCCAGTGCGGCCACCGctactgttccttctgcctgagcAGCATCCTGAG CTCCGGGCCCCAGAACTGTGCCGCCTGTGTGCACGAGGGCATCTACGAGGAGGGCATCTCTATCCTGGAGAGCAGCTCG GCCTTCCCGGACAATGCTGCCCGCAGGGAGGTGGAGAGCCTGCCGGCCATCTGCCCCAGCGAGGGCTGCACCTGGACGGGGACCCTGAAGGAGTACGAG AGCTGCCACGAGGGACACTGCCCCTTCATGCTGACCGAGTGTCCGGCGTGTAAAGGCCTGGTGCGCCTGGGCCAGAAGGAGCACCACCTGGAGCACGAGTGCCCGGAGAGGAGCCTCAGCTGCCGGCACTGCAGGGCGCCCTGCTGCCCAGCCGACATGAAG GCGCACCTCCAGGTCTGCCCCAAGTTCCCCTTGACCTGCGATGGCTGCGGCAAGAAGAAGATCCCTCGGGAGAAA TTTCAGGACCACGTCAGGACGTGTGGCCGGTGCCGCGTCTTCTGCAGGTTCCACGCTGTCGGCTGCCCCGAGATG GTGGAGAGCGAGAAGCTGCAGGAGCACGAGGCGGGGCGGCTGCGGGAGCACCTGGCCCTGCTGCTCGGCGCCCTCCTGCAGGCCGGACCCCCCCCACGGCACGGCCACCCCCTCCCCGGCCAGCCCGAGGCGGGCTGGGAGGCCAGCGCGCCAGGCCCGGGGCCGGCCCCCCCCACGGCTGCAGAGCTGCTGCAGAGGTGCGAGGCCCTGGAGCGGAAGACGGCCACCTTCGAGAACATCGTCTGCGTGCTGAACCGGGAGGTGGAGAGGGTGGCCATGACCGCCGAGGCCTGCGGCCGGCAGCACCGGCTGGACCAAGACAGGATCGAAGCCCTGAGCAATAAG GTGCAGCAGCTGGAGAGAAGCATCGGCCTGAAGGACCTGGCCATGGCCGACCTGGAGCAGAAGGTCCACGAGATGGAGGCGTCCACCTTCGACGGGGTCTTCATCTGGAAGATCTCGGACTTCGCCAGGAAGCGCCAGGAAGCCGTGGCCGGCCGCACACCCGCCATCTTCTCCCCAG GAGCACGTCCCCTCCTCGTGCCCCCGAACCTGAGCGGCGTGTGTGTTTCCTGGGGAGGTGGCCGTGGGGGCCGAGCCCTGGGCGCTGACCGGCACCTCCCCGCAGCCTTCTACACCAGCAGGTACGGCTACAAGATGTGCCTGCGCGCCTACCTGAATGGAGACGGCACCGGGCGCGGGACGCACCTGTCCCTCTTCTTCGTGCTCATGAAGGGCCCCCACGACGCCCTCCTGCGCTGGCCCTTCAACCAGAAG GTGACCCTGATGCTGCTCGACCAGAACAACCGGGAGCACGTGATCGACGCCTTCCGGCCCGACGTGACCTCGTCCTCCTTCCAGAGGCCGGTCAGTGACATGAACATCGCCAGCGGCTGCCCTCTCTTCTGCCCTGTATCCAGGATGGAGGCCAAGAACTCCTACGTGCGCGACGACGCCATCTTCCTCAAGGCCATCGTGGACCTGACGGGGCTCTAG
- the TRAF2 gene encoding TNF receptor-associated factor 2 isoform X2 — MAAASVTPPGSLDLLQPGFSKTLLGTKLEDKYLCSACRNVLRRPFQAQCGHRYCSFCLSSILSSGPQNCAACVHEGIYEEGISILESSSAFPDNAARREVESLPAICPSEGCTWTGTLKEYEVAAAGLYRTQPWRSAPRPAAAPARQGPSLDHCGAADPTGWMCSAPGPAYSRGSCHEGHCPFMLTECPACKGLVRLGQKEHHLEHECPERSLSCRHCRAPCCPADMKAHLQVCPKFPLTCDGCGKKKIPREKFQDHVRTCGRCRVFCRFHAVGCPEMVESEKLQEHEAGRLREHLALLLGALLQAGPPPRHGHPLPGQPEAGWEASAPGPGPAPPTAAELLQRCEALERKTATFENIVCVLNREVERVAMTAEACGRQHRLDQDRIEALSNKVQQLERSIGLKDLAMADLEQKVHEMEASTFDGVFIWKISDFARKRQEAVAGRTPAIFSPAFYTSRYGYKMCLRAYLNGDGTGRGTHLSLFFVLMKGPHDALLRWPFNQKVTLMLLDQNNREHVIDAFRPDVTSSSFQRPVSDMNIASGCPLFCPVSRMEAKNSYVRDDAIFLKAIVDLTGL, encoded by the exons ATGGCTGCGGCCAGCGTGACCCCTCCCGGCTCCCTGGACCTGCTGCAGCCTGGCTTCTCCAAGACCCTCCTGGGGACCAAGCTGGAAGACAAGTACCTGTGCTCGGCCTGCAGGAACGTCCTGCGCAGGCCCTTCCAGGCCCAGTGCGGCCACCGctactgttccttctgcctgagcAGCATCCTGAG CTCCGGGCCCCAGAACTGTGCCGCCTGTGTGCACGAGGGCATCTACGAGGAGGGCATCTCTATCCTGGAGAGCAGCTCG GCCTTCCCGGACAATGCTGCCCGCAGGGAGGTGGAGAGCCTGCCGGCCATCTGCCCCAGCGAGGGCTGCACCTGGACGGGGACCCTGAAGGAGTACGAG GTCGCTGCGGCTGGGCTCTACAGGACCCAGCCCTGGAGATCGGCGCCGCGGCCCGCAGCGGCCCCAGCTCGTCAGGGGCCCAGCCTGGATCACTGCGGGGCTGCggaccccacagggtggatgtgctcAGCGCCAGGGCCCGCGTACTCACGAGGG AGCTGCCACGAGGGACACTGCCCCTTCATGCTGACCGAGTGTCCGGCGTGTAAAGGCCTGGTGCGCCTGGGCCAGAAGGAGCACCACCTGGAGCACGAGTGCCCGGAGAGGAGCCTCAGCTGCCGGCACTGCAGGGCGCCCTGCTGCCCAGCCGACATGAAG GCGCACCTCCAGGTCTGCCCCAAGTTCCCCTTGACCTGCGATGGCTGCGGCAAGAAGAAGATCCCTCGGGAGAAA TTTCAGGACCACGTCAGGACGTGTGGCCGGTGCCGCGTCTTCTGCAGGTTCCACGCTGTCGGCTGCCCCGAGATG GTGGAGAGCGAGAAGCTGCAGGAGCACGAGGCGGGGCGGCTGCGGGAGCACCTGGCCCTGCTGCTCGGCGCCCTCCTGCAGGCCGGACCCCCCCCACGGCACGGCCACCCCCTCCCCGGCCAGCCCGAGGCGGGCTGGGAGGCCAGCGCGCCAGGCCCGGGGCCGGCCCCCCCCACGGCTGCAGAGCTGCTGCAGAGGTGCGAGGCCCTGGAGCGGAAGACGGCCACCTTCGAGAACATCGTCTGCGTGCTGAACCGGGAGGTGGAGAGGGTGGCCATGACCGCCGAGGCCTGCGGCCGGCAGCACCGGCTGGACCAAGACAGGATCGAAGCCCTGAGCAATAAG GTGCAGCAGCTGGAGAGAAGCATCGGCCTGAAGGACCTGGCCATGGCCGACCTGGAGCAGAAGGTCCACGAGATGGAGGCGTCCACCTTCGACGGGGTCTTCATCTGGAAGATCTCGGACTTCGCCAGGAAGCGCCAGGAAGCCGTGGCCGGCCGCACACCCGCCATCTTCTCCCCAG CCTTCTACACCAGCAGGTACGGCTACAAGATGTGCCTGCGCGCCTACCTGAATGGAGACGGCACCGGGCGCGGGACGCACCTGTCCCTCTTCTTCGTGCTCATGAAGGGCCCCCACGACGCCCTCCTGCGCTGGCCCTTCAACCAGAAG GTGACCCTGATGCTGCTCGACCAGAACAACCGGGAGCACGTGATCGACGCCTTCCGGCCCGACGTGACCTCGTCCTCCTTCCAGAGGCCGGTCAGTGACATGAACATCGCCAGCGGCTGCCCTCTCTTCTGCCCTGTATCCAGGATGGAGGCCAAGAACTCCTACGTGCGCGACGACGCCATCTTCCTCAAGGCCATCGTGGACCTGACGGGGCTCTAG
- the TRAF2 gene encoding TNF receptor-associated factor 2 isoform X5 → MLTECPACKGLVRLGQKEHHLEHECPERSLSCRHCRAPCCPADMKAHLQVCPKFPLTCDGCGKKKIPREKFQDHVRTCGRCRVFCRFHAVGCPEMVESEKLQEHEAGRLREHLALLLGALLQAGPPPRHGHPLPGQPEAGWEASAPGPGPAPPTAAELLQRCEALERKTATFENIVCVLNREVERVAMTAEACGRQHRLDQDRIEALSNKVQQLERSIGLKDLAMADLEQKVHEMEASTFDGVFIWKISDFARKRQEAVAGRTPAIFSPGARPLLVPPNLSGVCVSWGGGRGGRALGADRHLPAAFYTSRYGYKMCLRAYLNGDGTGRGTHLSLFFVLMKGPHDALLRWPFNQKVTLMLLDQNNREHVIDAFRPDVTSSSFQRPVSDMNIASGCPLFCPVSRMEAKNSYVRDDAIFLKAIVDLTGL, encoded by the exons ATGCTGACCGAGTGTCCGGCGTGTAAAGGCCTGGTGCGCCTGGGCCAGAAGGAGCACCACCTGGAGCACGAGTGCCCGGAGAGGAGCCTCAGCTGCCGGCACTGCAGGGCGCCCTGCTGCCCAGCCGACATGAAG GCGCACCTCCAGGTCTGCCCCAAGTTCCCCTTGACCTGCGATGGCTGCGGCAAGAAGAAGATCCCTCGGGAGAAA TTTCAGGACCACGTCAGGACGTGTGGCCGGTGCCGCGTCTTCTGCAGGTTCCACGCTGTCGGCTGCCCCGAGATG GTGGAGAGCGAGAAGCTGCAGGAGCACGAGGCGGGGCGGCTGCGGGAGCACCTGGCCCTGCTGCTCGGCGCCCTCCTGCAGGCCGGACCCCCCCCACGGCACGGCCACCCCCTCCCCGGCCAGCCCGAGGCGGGCTGGGAGGCCAGCGCGCCAGGCCCGGGGCCGGCCCCCCCCACGGCTGCAGAGCTGCTGCAGAGGTGCGAGGCCCTGGAGCGGAAGACGGCCACCTTCGAGAACATCGTCTGCGTGCTGAACCGGGAGGTGGAGAGGGTGGCCATGACCGCCGAGGCCTGCGGCCGGCAGCACCGGCTGGACCAAGACAGGATCGAAGCCCTGAGCAATAAG GTGCAGCAGCTGGAGAGAAGCATCGGCCTGAAGGACCTGGCCATGGCCGACCTGGAGCAGAAGGTCCACGAGATGGAGGCGTCCACCTTCGACGGGGTCTTCATCTGGAAGATCTCGGACTTCGCCAGGAAGCGCCAGGAAGCCGTGGCCGGCCGCACACCCGCCATCTTCTCCCCAG GAGCACGTCCCCTCCTCGTGCCCCCGAACCTGAGCGGCGTGTGTGTTTCCTGGGGAGGTGGCCGTGGGGGCCGAGCCCTGGGCGCTGACCGGCACCTCCCCGCAGCCTTCTACACCAGCAGGTACGGCTACAAGATGTGCCTGCGCGCCTACCTGAATGGAGACGGCACCGGGCGCGGGACGCACCTGTCCCTCTTCTTCGTGCTCATGAAGGGCCCCCACGACGCCCTCCTGCGCTGGCCCTTCAACCAGAAG GTGACCCTGATGCTGCTCGACCAGAACAACCGGGAGCACGTGATCGACGCCTTCCGGCCCGACGTGACCTCGTCCTCCTTCCAGAGGCCGGTCAGTGACATGAACATCGCCAGCGGCTGCCCTCTCTTCTGCCCTGTATCCAGGATGGAGGCCAAGAACTCCTACGTGCGCGACGACGCCATCTTCCTCAAGGCCATCGTGGACCTGACGGGGCTCTAG